The sequence TATGAAGTAGCAATCATTTTTTTGTCTTCGATAGGAGATCAAAATTTAAGGTCAGATATACCTGAGGAGGAAGGTTTGTAGGTAATTATTCAGTTCACTTTTGTCACAAATATCAACTAAATTTGTGACAAGGTATCAATGGTTTACTTTTGTAATCATTTAAAATCAAACGAAAAACAAGCTTTTTTATCTTTAATCCGTAAAGCATCTTTCGCTGAAAACTTTTACAGTTAGATCACATAGCTGTTTGGATACAGAAACGAATTAAAAATTAACATGAGTATTTAATTACACGAAATTTGTACCTTCATCATGTAGATAATACATGCTGTATTAAACAGAAAGAATGTTATGAAAATTCAATATTGTTCCGATTTACATTTGGAATTCCCGGAGAATAAAAAATATATATTAGAAAATCCCATAAAACCCAAAGCTGATATTTTAATTTTAGCTGGGGATATTGTACCTTTTGCTGTTATGGACAAACATCAAGATTTCTTTGATTATGTTTCTGAACACTTTAAATATACTTTTTGGATTCCTGGTAATCACGAATATTATTATAATGATATTAATAGCAGAATAGGAAGCTTTGAGGAGAGGATTAGAGAAAATGTGTATTTGCTCAATAATGTTGTAAAAGAAATAGATGAAATTGATCTTATTTTTTCAACGATGTGGACAAGAATTTCTTCTGGGAGACAATTCTTAATACAGCAATCACTTTCGGATTTCAAAGTAATTAAAAATAATAGTCGTTTGTTTAATACAGATGATTATAATATTCTTCATCAGGAAAATTTACGCTTTTTAGAAAACGCATTTAAAAAAAATAATAATAAATCGGTTGTTATTACACATCACGTTCCGGTATTTGAAAATTATCCTGAACAATATAAAGATAGTAAGATTAATGAAGCATTTGCTGTGGACTTGAGTGATTTAATATTTAATAATTCTGTTGATTATTGGATTTACGGACATCATCATTCCAATGTTAAAGATTTTAATGTACATAAAACTAATTTGGTTACGAATCAACTTGGTTATATTCGATATGGAGAAAATATTGGTTATAAAGATGGTGCAGTTATAGAAATAAATAAATCTGAAAATATTAATATTTAGTATAATAAACCTATATTTGTATAATAAACTAAATAGGTTTATTGTTTTGTTTTAAGTTTATTATCAATGGAAAAGCTAAAAGAATATATATACGACTTACTGGGACAGAAAATAGAATTAAAGAAGTTACCTGATAATATTCTGAATAAATTACCCTTTTTATTCAGAAATAGTTATGAGTTCTATAGCACTAAAATATCTAATCATGAGCTGATATTTTTAGTATTAGATAAAGAAGATACTTTTAACCCACAACAATTGAGAAAACAATTTGAAATAATCCGAAGCGTTTTTAATAAACCTGTAGTGGTAATTACTGAAGATATAACAACCGTTAATAGAAAAAGACTAATTGATTATAAAATCAGTTTTATTAGTCCTGGGAAGCAAATGTTTCTTACCGAACTATTAGTAGATTTTCAAGATTTTAATAAGAAAGAAGATTTTAGAAACAACATCAAATTGTTACCATCTGCTCAATTAATTGTACTTTATCATATCTTGCATAGAGAGGATGATTTAAGTCAATATACCTTTAAAGAACTGGCGGAAAAATTTCAATATACCCAAATGGGTATTACAAAAGCTGTCAATGATCTTAAAAGAATGGGGTTAATTGATGTTATCGGCACAAAAGAAAAAAGTATTGTATTTGAAAAGGATATTCCTAAACTATGGAAACAAGCTGAAGATTTATTTGTCAATCCTATTTTTAAAACAGTTTATATAGATAAGAAACC comes from Flavobacterium sp. I3-2 and encodes:
- a CDS encoding metallophosphoesterase translates to MKIQYCSDLHLEFPENKKYILENPIKPKADILILAGDIVPFAVMDKHQDFFDYVSEHFKYTFWIPGNHEYYYNDINSRIGSFEERIRENVYLLNNVVKEIDEIDLIFSTMWTRISSGRQFLIQQSLSDFKVIKNNSRLFNTDDYNILHQENLRFLENAFKKNNNKSVVITHHVPVFENYPEQYKDSKINEAFAVDLSDLIFNNSVDYWIYGHHHSNVKDFNVHKTNLVTNQLGYIRYGENIGYKDGAVIEINKSENINI
- a CDS encoding MarR family transcriptional regulator, producing MEKLKEYIYDLLGQKIELKKLPDNILNKLPFLFRNSYEFYSTKISNHELIFLVLDKEDTFNPQQLRKQFEIIRSVFNKPVVVITEDITTVNRKRLIDYKISFISPGKQMFLTELLVDFQDFNKKEDFRNNIKLLPSAQLIVLYHILHREDDLSQYTFKELAEKFQYTQMGITKAVNDLKRMGLIDVIGTKEKSIVFEKDIPKLWKQAEDLFVNPIFKTVYIDKKPENLLHSNTTALEEYTDMNPGSQECFAIERNRFYQLKKENHFTNLNEENGTYVLEVWKYNPDVIAKNVSKKNNVDHVLEVWNTDFTIIPKNITQKNNVDPLSLYLSLKDEFIDERTDMALDQIIKKYIW